In Rattus norvegicus strain BN/NHsdMcwi chromosome 3, GRCr8, whole genome shotgun sequence, a genomic segment contains:
- the Or5j1 gene encoding olfactory receptor Olr539: MANVNFTFVTEFILLGLTDRGEIKVFLFILFLLIYVISLVGNLGLFMLIHITPKLHTPMYHFLRSLSFVDACYSSVFAPTLLLNFFVERERISFSACILQYFLFASLLTTEGFLLAAMAFDRYMAIANPLTYTVAMTKLICVLLVLGSCLGGTITSLTHTIGLMNLCFCGPNVISHFFCDLPPLLKLSCSDTSMNELLLLVFSGVIAMTTLLTVVLSYIFIVAAILRIRSAAGRHKAFSTCASHLTAVTLFYGSISFSYIQPSSQYSLEQEKVVSIFYTLVIPMLNPLIYSLRNKDVKDAVKRVIEIKHSLH, encoded by the coding sequence ATGGCAAATGTCAACTTCACATTTGTTACTGAGTTTATCCTTTTGGGACTGACTGATCGTGGTGAAATCAAGGtgtttctctttatattgttcCTTTTGATCTACGTCATTTCCTTGGTGGGAAATCTGGGACTGTTTATGCTGATCCACATAACTCCCAAACTCCATACACCTATGTACCACTTCCTTCGCTCTCTGTCATTTGTTGATGCCTGTTATTCATCAGTATTTGCACCCACATTACTACTGAACTTCTTTGTTGAAAGAGAGAGAATCTCATTCTCTGCTTGCATCCTGCAATATTTCTTGTTTGCATCACTGCTTACTACAGAGGGCTTTCTCCTGGCCGCAATGGCTTTTGACCGTTACATGGCCATTGCAAACCCTCTAACTTACACAGTGGCTATGACAAAATTGATATGTGTTCTACTAGTGCTGGGTTCATGCTTAGGAGGGACTATCACATCATTAACACATACAATTGGCTTAATGAATCTGTGCTTTTGTGGCCCTAATGTCATCAGTCATTTCTTCTGTGACCTTCCTCCCCTGTTGAAGCTGTCCTGTTCTGACACCTCCATGAATGAACTGCTGCTTTTGGTATTCTCTGGAGTCATTGCCATGACTACACTTTTGACTGTGGTTCTCTCTTATATCTTCATTGTTGCTGCTATTCTGAGGATCCGTTCAGCAGCAGGCAGACACAAAGCCTTCTCTACCTGTGCATCCCATCTAACAGCTGTCACTTTATTTTATGGTTCTATCAGCTTCAGTTACATTCAACCAAGTTCTCAGTACTCCTTAGAGCAAGAGAAGGTGGTATCCATATTTTATACCCTGGTGATTCCTATGTTGAATCCACTGATTTACAGTTTAAGGAACAAAGATGTAAAAGATGCTGTGAAAAGAGTTATAGAGATCAAACATTCTCTGCATTAA